AATTCTTGTTTCGTTCTGCTCGGCTTCGGCTTCAGCGATTAATTTGGCAATCGCAATAGGGATTCCACCCGTAATGATGGTTAGGATAACAGACAAGAAGGGCCAGCCCATATGGTAAATACCGATGCCTTCCGCACCGATGACACGCGGTAAAGTAATTCTCGGAATGAATCCTAATATGCGGTTCAAAATCCCTGCGGCCAACAGGATCATCGTGCCTCTGATAAATGACTGCTTGGTCACTGCCACTCCCTCTTCCGATACTTGACATACCTTATGAATATGCAGGTGTTGGTCAAGCTCATGCTAACATTTTGGGGACAGGTACCTGCCAGGCAGGAAAATCATGGATGACTAGCGAATGAGATAGAGCAGAAGGTAAATCACACCTTAGGAGGATCTCCCCATGAACGGAGAAGATAACGATCAAGTCCCTCATCATCCTGAGGATACAGAGAACGAACAGGCAGCAGAAGAAGACGCTTCGGTGAGCGTTGAAGAGGAAGAGGAGAACGGTCTTTCTGACACAGAACTCAATGAAATTATTGAGAGCTTATGTTTAAGCAAAGTGGAGGAATTCATCTTGCTCGGCTACGATCATGTAAGCGGCAAGGATATATGGGATTGTGTGAGTGATAAATATCGGAAGACCGGTGTTCCTTCGCTTCATCAAATCGTGAATGACATTTTATCACTGAAATCGACTCAGTTTATGAACTGGATGACGATTAGCATGTATAGAGGAGCCCAATTCTAAGAATAGGGCTTATTTTTCTGTGAATGTGAAATGATAAGGATAGTTATCGACTTAAATTGACTCGATTTTCAGACCTGAGTATAATAGGCATATTGAGTATCGAAGGGAGACAAGCAAGAGATGCTGGATTGGAAAAGAATTTCGTTCTTTTTTCTTACGGTCATAATTGTGCTCGGAGCCATTGGGGCAACAAGTCCTAGACTAGTAGAACGAATCAAGCTTGGATTGGATTTAAAAGGCGGGTTTGAAATTTTGTACACCGCTGAGCCTTTGTCGGCTGGACAACCTCTGACGAAGGAAACGCTTACGCAAGCGGCAGAAAGCTTGGCCAAACGTGCCGATACCCTTGGTGTAGCTGAACCTGAGGTCTATCCGGAAGGATCAGACCGCATTCGTGTGCGTCTAGCCGGTGTGGAGAACGAAGAGGAAGTCAGAACCTTGATGTCCAAACCTTCTGTTCTAACCTTCAGAGGACCGGATGGAACGATTTACATGAACGGAACGGATTTCGTAGAGAACGCAGCGAAATTAAGCTACGATCCGAACACGAAACAGCCGATCGTTGAGATCAAAATGAAGAGCAGAGAGAAATTCAAGGAAGTTACAACTAAGCTGGTAGGCAGCACCCTGTCTATTTACTTAGATGATGTTGTTCAGTCCACAGCATCCGTTAATTTCCCGATTGACAGCGACTCTGCGATCATTACACAAACCAATGTAGCAGAAGCCACGAAAGTAGCCAAAATGATTAACTTGGGCGCGATGCCATTGAAGTTAACTGAGAAATATATTCAACGTGTAGATGCAACGTTAGGTAAAGCTTCCCTGCATGAAACAG
Above is a genomic segment from Paenibacillus sp. HWE-109 containing:
- the secD gene encoding protein translocase subunit SecD, with protein sequence MDWKRISFFFLTVIIVLGAIGATSPRLVERIKLGLDLKGGFEILYTAEPLSAGQPLTKETLTQAAESLAKRADTLGVAEPEVYPEGSDRIRVRLAGVENEEEVRTLMSKPSVLTFRGPDGTIYMNGTDFVENAAKLSYDPNTKQPIVEIKMKSREKFKEVTTKLVGSTLSIYLDDVVQSTASVNFPIDSDSAIITQTNVAEATKVAKMINLGAMPLKLTEKYIQRVDATLGKASLHETARAGLIASILIFLFMVIYYRVPGLVAAFTLITYVWVLLAIFDFMNATLTLPGIAALVLGAGMAVDANIITYERIREEIRAGKSILSSLKAGTKHSFRTIMDANVTNLIAGIVLYYVGNGAIRGFAVITMMSIIISILTNVLFSRWLLHLIIRGNLLKKPSYFGVKEADIRGL
- a CDS encoding post-transcriptional regulator, which codes for MNGEDNDQVPHHPEDTENEQAAEEDASVSVEEEEENGLSDTELNEIIESLCLSKVEEFILLGYDHVSGKDIWDCVSDKYRKTGVPSLHQIVNDILSLKSTQFMNWMTISMYRGAQF